One segment of Allorhodopirellula heiligendammensis DNA contains the following:
- a CDS encoding serine hydrolase domain-containing protein, translating into MMNRRKILQAGIGLTVAAPLLAAVKQGRYDDAITVLGRATESGQVAAATLCVRQEEEVCSQAFGDAISTDASFLLGSISKPIAVTALMSLLDAGEFKLDDRAVKFLPEFHGDGREGITMRQLLTHNSGLPDQLPENAKLRSAHAPLSEFISAATHTPLLFAPGAKYSYSSMAILLASEVAQRISDKPIATLVDEVVCQPLALKHTAMGVGHLPIESLMKCQVEYAAPESGAGDPSTQTWDWNSDYWRQLGAPWGGAFSSASDVARFLSEFLHPQAGMLQPETARSMVRNQNPSSMKARGLGFDLGDSLYGPARDTVFGHTGSTGTLCWADPTTDSVCVVLTTLPGRAVTPHPREQVSRRVLATLSS; encoded by the coding sequence ATGATGAACCGCCGCAAAATTCTTCAAGCTGGGATAGGTTTGACAGTGGCCGCGCCCCTATTGGCTGCCGTTAAGCAGGGCCGTTACGATGACGCAATAACGGTATTGGGCCGTGCGACCGAATCAGGTCAGGTTGCAGCTGCAACACTCTGTGTGCGTCAGGAAGAGGAAGTCTGCTCGCAAGCATTCGGTGACGCCATATCGACGGATGCCAGTTTCTTACTGGGTTCGATCTCAAAGCCGATCGCTGTCACCGCACTGATGTCGCTACTGGACGCTGGAGAGTTTAAGCTCGATGATCGGGCTGTCAAGTTTCTACCTGAGTTCCATGGCGATGGTCGGGAAGGCATCACGATGCGACAGTTGCTGACTCATAACTCTGGGCTACCCGATCAACTGCCAGAGAATGCAAAACTGCGATCAGCTCACGCCCCCTTGTCTGAGTTCATTTCCGCTGCCACGCACACCCCCTTGTTGTTCGCCCCTGGAGCGAAGTACAGCTACTCAAGCATGGCGATTTTACTTGCCTCCGAAGTCGCTCAGCGAATCTCCGATAAACCGATTGCGACTCTGGTGGACGAAGTCGTTTGCCAACCACTGGCTTTGAAGCACACGGCTATGGGAGTTGGGCATTTGCCGATCGAATCGCTGATGAAATGCCAAGTCGAGTACGCCGCTCCAGAATCCGGTGCGGGAGACCCAAGTACACAGACCTGGGATTGGAACAGCGATTACTGGCGTCAACTCGGAGCTCCCTGGGGCGGTGCCTTTTCCTCAGCGAGCGACGTTGCTCGGTTTCTAAGTGAGTTTCTGCATCCTCAGGCAGGCATGCTCCAACCAGAAACGGCTCGATCAATGGTTCGGAATCAAAACCCTTCCAGCATGAAAGCGCGTGGGCTTGGATTTGATCTGGGTGACAGTCTCTATGGTCCCGCTCGGGACACTGTCTTCGGACACACTGGCTCGACGGGCACGCTCTGCTGGGCGGATCCCACCACAGACTCTGTTTGCGTCGTGCTGACAACACTTCCCGGCCGCGCCGTCACTCCGCATCCACGTGAACAAGTCTCCCGCCGTGTGCTCGCGACGTTAAGTTCCTAG
- a CDS encoding FAD-dependent oxidoreductase produces the protein MERIEPSRRNFLQATAGGLIVSASLTSADTNAAEAGPAVRVANPLSGDVLRTRAELSPDAQVLREQPREVPVVGKSDVLVCGGGPAGIAAALAAARAGATVQLIEVAGCLGGVWTAGLLTKILDSENKSGIMAELLRAFSERGSAIANQTNGTVYDPEVAKLVLEERCLQAGVKIRLHTRLVGAVTDSHRRVIAVLTESKSGREAWLAERFVDCSGDGDLAAHAGCRFDLGVGEACECQPMSMMALLTGLDADKVRPYIRETASSAKSLLLSLMEQHGMSPSYRGPTLRHLHSDIFSIMTNHEYGVSAFDANAISEATIRARREVHDLVSGLRHIGGPWKNISIVATAEQIGVREGRRIRGRYQITADDLAAGLKHEQAVCTAKFPIDVHALNTHGNKEISREFKQGGHQPYDIPYPALIAADVDGLLLAGRCISGDFVAHSSYRVTGNSVPMGEAAGRAAAVSIQRLVMPHELRWSEIRSSG, from the coding sequence ATGGAACGCATCGAACCGTCACGCCGCAACTTTCTCCAAGCCACTGCGGGCGGACTCATCGTATCTGCTTCGCTCACCTCCGCTGACACCAACGCGGCCGAAGCAGGCCCAGCAGTCCGAGTTGCCAATCCGCTCAGTGGTGACGTGTTGCGTACGCGAGCTGAGCTTTCCCCAGACGCTCAGGTATTGCGTGAGCAACCTCGCGAGGTTCCCGTAGTAGGAAAGAGTGACGTGCTCGTTTGCGGCGGTGGTCCGGCAGGCATTGCTGCCGCATTGGCCGCCGCACGCGCAGGCGCTACGGTTCAGTTGATCGAAGTCGCCGGTTGTCTCGGTGGTGTTTGGACCGCCGGTCTCCTAACCAAGATTCTCGATTCGGAGAATAAGTCCGGGATTATGGCGGAACTGCTGCGGGCGTTCTCGGAACGTGGAAGCGCAATAGCGAACCAAACCAACGGCACCGTTTACGATCCCGAAGTTGCGAAACTGGTTTTGGAGGAACGATGCCTCCAAGCGGGCGTAAAAATTCGCTTGCACACGCGACTCGTTGGCGCAGTAACAGACTCCCATCGCAGAGTCATTGCGGTGCTAACAGAGTCGAAATCGGGCCGGGAAGCCTGGCTTGCGGAACGTTTCGTTGACTGCAGCGGTGATGGTGATCTCGCAGCACACGCGGGCTGTCGATTCGATCTCGGGGTGGGCGAGGCTTGCGAATGTCAGCCAATGTCGATGATGGCGCTGCTCACCGGGCTCGACGCCGATAAGGTGCGCCCCTATATCCGCGAGACCGCATCATCGGCAAAGAGCTTGCTGTTGAGCCTCATGGAACAACATGGAATGTCGCCATCCTACCGAGGACCAACTCTGCGTCATCTGCACAGTGATATCTTTTCGATCATGACCAATCATGAATACGGTGTGTCCGCGTTTGACGCTAACGCGATTAGCGAAGCGACCATTCGAGCGCGCCGCGAAGTCCACGATCTCGTGTCAGGCTTACGCCACATAGGTGGCCCCTGGAAGAACATTTCCATAGTAGCAACCGCCGAGCAGATTGGAGTCCGCGAAGGTCGTCGCATCCGTGGTCGCTACCAGATCACGGCCGATGACTTGGCCGCGGGGCTCAAGCACGAGCAAGCTGTTTGCACAGCAAAGTTCCCCATCGATGTGCACGCGTTGAACACGCACGGCAACAAGGAGATCAGCCGCGAGTTCAAGCAGGGCGGACATCAACCGTACGATATACCCTATCCCGCTCTGATCGCCGCAGATGTCGATGGTTTGCTGCTGGCTGGCCGCTGTATTAGCGGTGATTTTGTCGCCCACTCGAGCTACCGGGTAACGGGAAACTCCGTCCCCATGGGCGAAGCGGCAGGACGTGCAGCTGCCGTTTCGATTCAGCGCCTGGTCATGCCGCATGAGCTGCGGTGGAGCGAGATTCGGTCATCAGGTTAG
- a CDS encoding beta-L-arabinofuranosidase domain-containing protein: MPLSYTHLLLLAIACCVAELASAQAVAHRPRPAVATVRLTEVNWADGFGQQRLDTCQVKTAPETKENMRGTQYLEELHIVAGVSEGTNHGAPVNDGESDVGMEAVCALQATKPDSQWDQRLVEIVGIIGRAQRTNGYLHHPVLIANHNGNTTEKRFSDLVNFEMYIMCHLITDACVNHDVSAKASLLTIIRRGADFLDEAYRHRTPQQAGCEICPSHFMSVLDLCRATGEACYLNLAERLIQMGDQIGDDNQDQLPSTRQTEVGWLTYGMPDNPSQPGWGGQFASAWKRPYSQFDRLTTPDDHVEVFSVLALVLLLSDDTTENPEAQLPEAQLPKAQLMSDNVSIHSHFPGDGTVRFCICPKAAKTYPFTIQSNVAALDGKTCGVKSVAPFARVLEDPSLSNPNRWADDAASQFGAGERQSVKSVSRWLTFFSQTSQNACSDPT, encoded by the coding sequence ATGCCATTGAGCTACACGCATCTTCTACTATTGGCAATCGCTTGCTGCGTTGCAGAGCTAGCGTCGGCGCAGGCGGTTGCCCATAGACCTCGTCCCGCAGTTGCAACAGTTCGTTTAACCGAGGTTAACTGGGCGGACGGCTTCGGGCAGCAACGGCTGGACACATGCCAGGTCAAAACGGCCCCCGAGACGAAAGAAAACATGCGGGGGACGCAGTACCTGGAAGAACTTCACATCGTTGCCGGGGTGTCAGAGGGCACCAACCACGGTGCCCCGGTCAACGATGGCGAGTCCGACGTAGGGATGGAAGCGGTCTGTGCACTGCAGGCAACTAAACCAGATTCTCAGTGGGATCAACGCCTCGTCGAAATCGTCGGGATCATCGGGCGGGCACAGCGAACGAATGGTTACTTACACCATCCCGTGCTGATTGCCAATCACAACGGCAACACAACTGAAAAGCGATTTAGCGATCTCGTCAACTTTGAGATGTACATTATGTGCCATCTGATTACGGATGCTTGTGTGAATCATGACGTGAGCGCAAAGGCCAGCCTGTTGACGATCATTCGTAGAGGAGCCGACTTTCTGGATGAAGCCTATCGCCATCGGACACCCCAACAGGCGGGATGTGAGATCTGTCCGTCGCACTTCATGAGCGTGCTGGATCTGTGTCGAGCGACTGGCGAAGCCTGCTACCTGAATCTCGCGGAGCGGTTGATACAGATGGGAGACCAAATCGGCGATGACAACCAGGACCAGTTGCCATCTACACGCCAAACGGAAGTGGGCTGGCTGACGTACGGGATGCCAGACAATCCGTCACAACCTGGGTGGGGCGGTCAGTTCGCCAGCGCGTGGAAGCGGCCGTACTCGCAATTCGACCGACTCACTACACCAGACGATCACGTGGAAGTGTTTAGTGTTCTCGCACTAGTGCTGCTGCTGAGTGACGACACGACGGAAAATCCCGAGGCCCAGCTCCCCGAGGCCCAGCTCCCCAAGGCCCAGCTCATGTCTGACAACGTGTCGATTCACAGCCACTTTCCGGGCGACGGCACCGTGAGATTTTGCATCTGCCCGAAAGCCGCAAAGACCTACCCGTTCACAATCCAAAGTAATGTCGCTGCGCTCGACGGAAAGACCTGCGGGGTCAAGTCCGTCGCTCCTTTCGCCAGGGTTTTAGAAGATCCGTCTCTTAGCAACCCGAATCGGTGGGCCGATGATGCCGCGTCTCAGTTTGGAGCCGGCGAACGCCAAAGCGTGAAATCAGTGAGCCGCTGGCTGACGTTTTTCTCGCAGACTTCGCAAAACGCTTGTTCAGATCCAACTTAA
- a CDS encoding DUF1593 domain-containing protein: MQTRYAVFLFTIVTSIGIAEAGKPNPNGNKPRIITTTDLGADPDDEQSMVRLLVCANEFDIEGLIVSTGCWKKNQSDTEMLDTLVNAYGQCVDNLKVHADGFPSAQYLKSISVMGQLAYGMSDVGDGKDSPGSELIIASVDTDDPRPVWVGGWGGTNNVAQAIWKVRATRSNEELSQFLSKLRVFDILGQDDAGAWIAKNFPEVLYIRATSVYGWAPSDEYLKEHIQSHGPLGAVYPDRKWATEGDTPAFMHVYPNGLNDPEKIDQGSWGGRFDLAKKAGIRSMKPVTNEGEFDPYLMFGNSAEGMNAIKRWSIAYDNDFAARMDWSITDTYSDANHHPIAVVNGDISRRVLEVTAAPGSTVVLSAAGSSDPDEDALFYAWSFYQEPSSYTGAVKIEDTFAAVAKVNIPSNAGGKNLHMILELHDDGNPNLYAYRRVIINVK; this comes from the coding sequence ATGCAAACTCGCTACGCTGTTTTTTTGTTCACAATTGTGACCAGCATCGGTATTGCCGAGGCAGGCAAGCCAAACCCCAATGGTAATAAACCACGAATCATCACGACCACCGACCTCGGGGCCGATCCTGATGATGAACAGTCAATGGTCCGCCTGTTGGTTTGTGCCAACGAATTCGATATCGAAGGCTTGATCGTCTCGACCGGATGCTGGAAGAAGAATCAAAGCGACACCGAGATGCTCGACACGTTGGTAAACGCATATGGCCAGTGTGTTGATAATCTGAAGGTGCATGCCGACGGGTTTCCATCAGCCCAGTACTTGAAATCAATTTCGGTTATGGGCCAACTAGCCTACGGCATGAGCGACGTCGGCGACGGTAAAGACAGTCCCGGATCGGAACTTATCATTGCCTCGGTCGATACGGATGATCCGCGACCGGTTTGGGTCGGAGGCTGGGGTGGAACGAACAATGTCGCGCAAGCGATTTGGAAAGTCCGAGCAACGCGGTCGAACGAGGAGTTGTCGCAGTTTCTCAGCAAACTGCGAGTGTTCGACATCCTGGGACAAGACGACGCTGGAGCTTGGATTGCGAAGAACTTCCCGGAAGTGTTGTACATCCGCGCTACCAGTGTCTATGGTTGGGCGCCTTCGGATGAATACCTGAAGGAGCACATTCAGAGCCATGGACCGCTCGGTGCCGTCTACCCAGACAGGAAATGGGCGACCGAAGGCGATACTCCAGCTTTCATGCACGTCTATCCAAATGGTTTGAACGACCCCGAAAAGATCGACCAAGGTAGTTGGGGCGGACGATTTGACCTAGCGAAGAAGGCCGGTATCCGCAGCATGAAGCCAGTCACGAACGAGGGCGAGTTCGACCCTTATCTTATGTTTGGAAACTCGGCGGAAGGTATGAACGCAATCAAACGCTGGAGCATCGCCTACGATAACGACTTCGCGGCGCGAATGGACTGGAGCATCACCGACACATACTCCGACGCCAACCACCACCCGATCGCCGTTGTCAACGGCGACATTTCTCGTCGAGTCTTAGAAGTCACCGCAGCACCTGGTTCAACGGTCGTTTTAAGCGCGGCTGGTTCCAGCGATCCTGATGAGGATGCGTTGTTTTACGCATGGTCGTTCTATCAGGAACCTAGTTCCTACACGGGGGCAGTGAAAATTGAAGACACTTTCGCCGCAGTAGCGAAGGTGAACATTCCGTCAAATGCGGGTGGCAAGAACTTGCACATGATTTTAGAACTTCATGACGACGGAAATCCCA
- a CDS encoding PmoA family protein — MRLKHMQQIVFAATALAMLLGMHWQVRADGFSISCEESQVTIEYDGNLVTRYHYRDTDARKPYFWPVLGPKGKSMTRAFPMEIIDGEQHDHPHHRGVWFGHQGVGGADTWLEAASKNLKDEKQEEFLASLGTIAHTAFTEISANADRAVICSTNDYLDSAGKQLMADERSIVFHMSNGQLLLDFDIRLLGKYGNIELQDMKDAGLNVRVPTSLSLTDGKGHIINSVGDRDGDTWSKPAVWVDYHGPVDGEHLGVAFLNHPSSFRHPTRWHVRDYGLFTANAFGQHSLDESADSGAFTLKDGENVLLRHRIIFHEGDDNTAKIAEAYKAYAASKPQL, encoded by the coding sequence ATGAGATTGAAACACATGCAGCAAATCGTTTTCGCAGCAACTGCCTTAGCCATGTTGCTTGGCATGCATTGGCAGGTCCGTGCTGATGGATTTTCGATCTCGTGCGAGGAGTCTCAGGTAACGATTGAGTACGATGGTAACCTTGTCACCAGGTATCACTATCGAGACACCGATGCTAGGAAGCCATACTTTTGGCCAGTGCTCGGTCCCAAGGGTAAGTCGATGACCCGGGCATTTCCGATGGAAATCATCGACGGTGAACAGCATGACCATCCGCACCACCGTGGTGTATGGTTTGGTCACCAAGGCGTCGGAGGCGCTGATACCTGGCTCGAAGCGGCCTCGAAGAATCTCAAGGACGAAAAACAAGAAGAGTTTTTGGCGAGTTTGGGCACAATCGCTCACACCGCATTCACGGAAATCTCGGCCAACGCCGATCGGGCAGTGATTTGTTCAACGAATGATTACCTGGATTCCGCTGGAAAGCAACTCATGGCGGACGAGCGATCGATAGTGTTTCACATGTCCAATGGCCAACTCCTACTCGACTTTGATATTAGGTTGCTTGGCAAGTACGGCAATATCGAGTTGCAGGACATGAAAGACGCCGGGTTAAATGTCCGCGTCCCAACTTCCCTGTCGCTAACTGATGGCAAAGGACACATTATCAATAGCGTGGGTGATCGCGACGGTGATACGTGGTCAAAACCGGCGGTTTGGGTGGATTACCACGGCCCTGTTGATGGCGAACATCTTGGCGTCGCGTTTCTGAATCATCCGTCAAGCTTCCGTCATCCAACTCGTTGGCATGTGCGCGACTACGGGCTGTTCACGGCCAATGCGTTTGGACAGCACAGTCTCGACGAAAGTGCTGACTCCGGCGCGTTCACGCTGAAGGACGGCGAGAACGTCCTACTCCGTCATCGGATTATCTTCCACGAGGGTGACGACAACACTGCCAAAATCGCAGAAGCCTACAAAGCCTACGCGGCATCGAAACCCCAACTTTGA
- a CDS encoding pectate lyase family protein, translating to MKILTISIFLLVLAGTMARLSSVADDASSPSTIAAFPGAEGYGAATRGGRGGTVIAVTNLNAKGPGSLQAACDATEPRIVVFNVSGTIDGDVKIKHDFITIAGQTAPGDGITIKGNLAIDADDVVIRYIRVRTDHDGDALGGRYHKNIVVDHVSASWSSDEVFSLYHNENVTIQWCMITEACAKQDGSHRFGGIWGNHYSTYHHNLFAHNDSRNPRWASGCGYNDYRNNVVFNWGYQSAYGGEAHQKGDRRKPPIEFSTVNMIANYYKSGPATRSDVKDNIVNPSSRGDGDYGSWYVGDNYVDGYPQVTTDNWLGVKGKTYQPMPAPWDALPIRQQSATDAYTSVLHHAGCSLPKRDSIDARIIEEVRSGTATHGRNGIITTQEDVGGWPALQSAAVPQDSDDDGMPDDWETKYGLDPNDRNDNARDHDADGYTNIEEYLNGTDPTIFVDYSSPENNISALENSHGK from the coding sequence ATGAAGATCCTTACAATTTCAATCTTCCTGCTGGTACTGGCAGGAACGATGGCCCGGCTATCCAGTGTCGCTGACGATGCAAGCAGCCCAAGCACCATCGCTGCATTTCCCGGCGCCGAAGGATATGGCGCAGCGACGCGTGGGGGCCGGGGCGGCACAGTGATCGCCGTGACTAACCTCAACGCCAAGGGACCGGGAAGCCTGCAAGCAGCGTGTGATGCCACCGAGCCAAGAATTGTCGTTTTTAACGTCTCCGGAACAATTGACGGTGATGTAAAAATCAAGCACGATTTTATCACCATCGCAGGACAAACGGCTCCTGGAGATGGTATCACCATCAAAGGCAATCTTGCAATCGACGCCGATGATGTTGTCATCCGCTATATCAGGGTCAGAACTGATCATGACGGCGACGCACTGGGTGGAAGGTACCACAAAAATATCGTTGTGGATCATGTGTCAGCAAGTTGGAGCAGCGATGAAGTGTTCTCTCTCTACCACAATGAAAACGTCACGATCCAATGGTGCATGATTACCGAAGCCTGCGCAAAGCAGGACGGGTCACATCGTTTCGGCGGCATCTGGGGAAACCATTACAGCACCTATCATCACAACCTGTTTGCTCACAATGATAGCCGCAATCCCCGCTGGGCCTCGGGTTGTGGGTATAACGACTACCGCAACAACGTGGTCTTCAACTGGGGTTATCAAAGCGCTTACGGTGGCGAAGCACACCAAAAAGGTGACCGACGGAAACCCCCGATCGAGTTCTCCACAGTCAACATGATCGCCAATTACTATAAGTCGGGGCCCGCTACACGGTCGGACGTGAAAGACAACATCGTGAATCCTTCGTCGCGAGGAGATGGCGATTACGGCAGTTGGTATGTGGGCGACAATTATGTCGATGGCTATCCTCAAGTCACGACGGATAATTGGTTGGGCGTCAAAGGGAAAACCTATCAACCAATGCCGGCGCCTTGGGACGCGTTGCCCATTCGTCAGCAATCCGCAACGGACGCCTACACATCCGTCCTTCATCATGCGGGTTGCTCACTTCCTAAGCGAGATTCAATCGATGCGCGCATCATTGAGGAGGTCAGAAGCGGTACAGCAACTCACGGCAGGAATGGAATCATCACCACACAGGAAGACGTTGGCGGTTGGCCGGCACTGCAATCCGCAGCAGTACCACAAGATTCCGACGATGACGGAATGCCCGACGACTGGGAAACGAAGTACGGTTTGGACCCCAACGATAGGAATGACAACGCTCGCGATCACGATGCCGATGGCTACACCAACATTGAAGAATACCTCAACGGTACTGATCCAACAATCTTCGTCGACTATTCAAGTCCAGAAAATAACATCAGTGCGTTGGAGAACTCCCATGGAAAATAA
- a CDS encoding DUF1593 domain-containing protein has product MNQREFVWLLGAMALVTTPSASARLALAVEPGEQTRPRVIATTDGEVDDRSSMIRFLLYACDFDVAGIVQVNSKYQKHGHSDKKWIETQLDAYEQVLPNLRKHNTDYPDAESLRSVMRVGNETESDLWIAPPDMHTKDTAGAQLIIDTLLDDDPRPVHVLSWGGANTTASALWKLKTDYPKENFDYAVSRIRIYCIWYQDGGGSWIQENIPSACIYEAYGWDDVWDYESYDHARKQGRVSASPPAIQAYMKDEWVNEHVKNGHGPLGALTPQKYISEGDTPSFLNLINNGLAADVDYTLGGWGGRAAHDDPKFPNHVTDKSLTDDGDSHKMFWRWVPAAQNDFAARMDWCVNDFANANHAPVAKLKGSNQRQVKPGETVMLGAVATDPDGDKVTFRWWQYSDADSAEARVTIAQSDSANEASFVAPDDPGKQVHIILEVTDNGTPELVGYQRVVCDIKQH; this is encoded by the coding sequence ATGAATCAACGTGAGTTTGTTTGGCTGCTCGGCGCTATGGCCTTGGTTACCACTCCCTCGGCTTCTGCTCGGTTGGCTTTGGCCGTTGAGCCCGGAGAGCAGACAAGACCCCGAGTGATTGCCACCACAGATGGCGAAGTGGATGATCGCAGTTCCATGATTCGCTTTCTACTTTACGCTTGCGATTTTGACGTCGCCGGCATCGTCCAGGTTAACTCCAAGTACCAGAAGCACGGACACAGCGACAAGAAGTGGATTGAGACACAACTCGATGCTTATGAACAGGTACTACCGAATTTGCGGAAGCACAACACTGACTACCCTGACGCAGAGTCGCTGCGAAGCGTGATGCGCGTCGGCAACGAGACGGAGTCAGATCTTTGGATCGCTCCGCCCGACATGCACACCAAAGATACTGCGGGCGCCCAATTGATTATCGACACGTTGCTTGATGATGATCCGCGGCCCGTACATGTTCTTTCGTGGGGCGGTGCAAACACAACGGCTTCGGCGCTTTGGAAACTGAAGACCGACTATCCCAAAGAAAACTTTGACTACGCCGTATCGCGTATCCGCATCTACTGCATCTGGTATCAGGACGGGGGTGGTTCCTGGATTCAGGAGAACATTCCCAGCGCCTGCATTTACGAAGCATATGGCTGGGACGATGTCTGGGACTATGAAAGTTACGACCATGCGCGCAAGCAAGGCCGGGTGAGTGCAAGCCCGCCTGCGATACAAGCATATATGAAAGACGAATGGGTCAACGAGCATGTCAAAAATGGGCACGGACCGTTAGGTGCCCTGACGCCGCAAAAGTACATTAGCGAAGGAGACACGCCATCCTTCTTGAACCTGATCAACAATGGGCTCGCCGCGGATGTGGACTACACGTTAGGTGGCTGGGGCGGACGAGCCGCGCACGACGATCCGAAGTTCCCCAATCACGTCACCGACAAATCACTTACCGATGATGGGGACTCGCACAAGATGTTCTGGCGCTGGGTTCCAGCGGCTCAAAACGATTTCGCCGCGCGGATGGACTGGTGCGTGAATGACTTTGCAAACGCGAACCACGCGCCGGTGGCTAAGCTCAAGGGCAGCAACCAACGTCAGGTGAAGCCCGGTGAAACGGTGATGCTCGGGGCCGTGGCGACCGATCCCGACGGAGACAAAGTGACGTTCCGCTGGTGGCAATACAGCGATGCGGATTCGGCAGAGGCGCGCGTCACGATCGCGCAAAGCGATTCCGCGAACGAGGCAAGTTTCGTCGCCCCGGACGATCCGGGCAAACAAGTTCACATCATTCTTGAAGTGACCGACAACGGCACTCCAGAACTCGTTGGTTATCAACGCGTCGTCTGCGACATCAAACAGCATTAG
- a CDS encoding helix-turn-helix domain-containing protein: protein MKQFDTKRPEFSPYGFACESWKPTRMTRPDRHNEIELNLLTAGSLTYLLGGQRTKIEAGRLGIFWAAIPHQIVEVEGDTPYYVVTVPLSEFLRVGLDLSFINRILQGELIVDCDHYPWDELVFRRWELDLKADDRVLQRAANLEVQSRLLRFAHGINDGKLVPSMAALTRADQIACYIARNYQQPLTSQSIANAMDVHANYAMTLFRKTFGTTMTAFITQHRISHAQRLLVTTDNAILDVALDSGFQSLSRFNEAFKAGCGCAPREFRKTHRPASPSR from the coding sequence ATGAAGCAGTTCGATACCAAACGCCCGGAGTTCTCACCCTACGGTTTCGCTTGCGAGTCGTGGAAGCCGACCCGTATGACTCGTCCCGACCGACACAACGAGATTGAGCTAAATCTGCTCACTGCCGGTTCGCTGACCTACCTGCTGGGCGGTCAGCGGACGAAGATCGAGGCGGGGAGGCTCGGAATCTTTTGGGCAGCGATCCCGCATCAGATCGTGGAGGTCGAAGGGGACACACCCTACTACGTTGTCACAGTGCCGCTGAGTGAGTTCCTGCGGGTGGGACTCGATCTCAGTTTCATTAATCGCATTTTACAAGGTGAACTTATCGTCGATTGTGATCACTACCCATGGGACGAACTGGTGTTTCGACGATGGGAGTTGGACCTCAAGGCGGACGATCGAGTTCTGCAGCGTGCGGCGAATTTGGAAGTACAGTCGCGGCTGTTGCGATTTGCTCACGGCATTAACGACGGGAAATTGGTACCTTCGATGGCCGCGTTAACACGGGCTGATCAGATCGCCTGTTACATAGCGCGGAACTACCAACAGCCGTTGACGTCTCAATCGATCGCCAACGCCATGGACGTCCACGCCAACTACGCTATGACGCTATTTCGAAAAACATTTGGCACCACGATGACGGCATTTATCACTCAACACCGCATCTCCCATGCTCAAAGACTCCTGGTCACAACTGACAACGCGATACTGGATGTCGCATTGGACTCAGGTTTCCAGAGTCTCAGCCGATTCAATGAAGCATTTAAAGCGGGATGTGGTTGTGCTCCGCGAGAGTTCCGGAAAACACACCGTCCCGCCTCCCCAAGCCGTTGA